A window of the Streptomyces albireticuli genome harbors these coding sequences:
- a CDS encoding M23 family metallopeptidase, translating to MARSGAVLGVGVMAAVGAGGMASAQDRPPAPISVPDLSGIPGVGAFMSKGDAGTAEKAADGKGKAAAGSGRAAVEAAAAAPGADQPLTRAGLSAEDVARGTATAGEALRARILQQAEYQQNAADDEARDAKTREAVEAQREAARERAAEVKAAKAEAREAAEAEKAEAEAKAKEEKAEAEKREHASSSPSSHGSSHGSSKGSSGSSSGSGAGARSGSYSLPVGSYTLTAGFGQAGNMWSANHTGEDFAAPTGTPVKAVGGGTITQAGWAGAYGYRIVLRLDDGTELWFCHLSSMVVTSGKVAAGDVIGRVGATGNVTGPHLHLEVRPGGAGPVDPLSWLRARGLQP from the coding sequence ATGGCCCGCAGCGGCGCGGTGCTCGGCGTCGGTGTCATGGCGGCCGTCGGCGCGGGCGGCATGGCGAGCGCCCAGGACCGTCCGCCGGCCCCGATATCCGTGCCGGACCTGTCGGGGATCCCCGGCGTCGGGGCGTTCATGAGCAAGGGCGACGCGGGTACGGCCGAGAAGGCCGCCGACGGGAAGGGCAAGGCTGCCGCGGGCTCCGGAAGAGCCGCGGTCGAAGCGGCCGCCGCCGCGCCCGGCGCCGATCAGCCGCTGACCCGGGCGGGCCTGTCCGCCGAGGACGTGGCCCGCGGCACGGCGACGGCCGGCGAGGCGCTGCGCGCCCGCATCCTCCAGCAGGCGGAGTACCAGCAGAACGCCGCCGACGACGAGGCGCGCGACGCCAAGACGCGGGAGGCCGTGGAGGCGCAGCGGGAGGCCGCCCGGGAGCGGGCGGCGGAGGTGAAGGCCGCGAAGGCGGAGGCCCGTGAGGCGGCCGAGGCGGAGAAGGCGGAAGCCGAGGCGAAGGCCAAGGAGGAGAAGGCGGAGGCGGAGAAGCGGGAGCACGCGTCCTCGTCCCCTTCCTCTCATGGGTCCTCTCATGGGTCCTCCAAGGGGTCCTCCGGGTCGTCCTCGGGGTCCGGTGCGGGCGCGCGCTCGGGCTCGTACAGCCTGCCGGTCGGCTCGTACACCCTGACCGCGGGCTTCGGCCAGGCGGGCAACATGTGGTCCGCGAATCACACCGGTGAGGACTTCGCCGCCCCGACGGGCACGCCCGTCAAGGCGGTGGGCGGCGGCACGATCACCCAGGCGGGCTGGGCGGGCGCGTACGGCTACCGCATCGTGCTGCGGCTGGACGACGGTACGGAGCTGTGGTTCTGCCACCTGTCGTCGATGGTCGTGACGTCGGGGAAGGTCGCGGCCGGGGACGTCATCGGCCGGGTCGGGGCGACGGGCAACGTCACCGGTCCGCATCTGCACCTGGAGGTCCGGCCGGGCGGCGCGGGCCCGGTGGACCCGCTGTCGTGGCTGCGCGCGAGGGGCCTTCAGCCGTAG
- a CDS encoding MFS transporter produces MTAHATPDATPDAALTTSVPARLDRLPWSRWHWTVVIGLGTVWILDGLEVTVVGNIAGRLSESGSGLPVTSGQVTGLAAALYVAGACSGALFFGRMTDKYGRKKLFIVTLAVYLAATALTALSFSSWWFFAFRFLTGFGIGGEYAAINSAIDELIPAAFRGRVDLIINGSFWLGAVGGSLLSLVMLDTDIFPMEVGWRLTFALGVVLGLVILLVRRHVPESPRWLFIHGRGKEAEELVTSIERRVEAEKGHGLPPPEGEITIHQRGPITFREIARTVFSDYRRRAVLGLSLFIGQAFLYNAITFGFGAILTTFFGVSTSRTGYFFAVIAAGNFIGPLVLGKLFDTVGRRVMISSTYLLSGILLFGTAWLFGAGRLTATTLTACWAVVLFFASAGASSAYLTVSEIFPMETRAMAIAFFYALGTAAGGISGPLLFSDLTSSGVVGDTVLAFQVGASLMCLAGLVAAFLAVRAEGRSLESIAEPLSAKRPGPVPATAE; encoded by the coding sequence GTGACGGCTCACGCGACGCCAGACGCGACCCCTGACGCGGCGCTCACCACCTCCGTGCCCGCCCGGCTCGACCGGTTGCCCTGGTCGAGGTGGCACTGGACGGTGGTGATCGGCCTCGGCACGGTCTGGATCCTCGACGGCCTGGAGGTCACGGTCGTCGGCAACATCGCCGGCCGGCTGTCGGAGTCCGGCAGTGGCCTGCCCGTGACGTCCGGGCAGGTCACGGGTTTGGCGGCGGCGCTGTACGTGGCGGGGGCCTGTAGTGGCGCGCTGTTCTTCGGCCGGATGACCGACAAGTACGGCCGTAAGAAGCTCTTCATCGTGACGCTCGCGGTCTATCTGGCCGCGACCGCGCTCACGGCGCTGTCCTTCTCCTCCTGGTGGTTCTTCGCGTTCCGCTTCCTGACGGGCTTCGGCATCGGGGGCGAGTACGCGGCCATCAACTCCGCCATCGACGAGCTGATCCCCGCCGCCTTCCGGGGCCGCGTCGACCTGATCATCAACGGCAGCTTCTGGCTGGGCGCGGTCGGTGGCTCCCTGCTGTCCCTCGTCATGCTGGACACGGACATCTTCCCCATGGAGGTGGGCTGGCGGCTGACCTTCGCGCTGGGCGTCGTCCTGGGGCTGGTCATCCTGCTCGTACGCCGCCATGTGCCGGAGAGCCCGCGGTGGCTCTTCATCCACGGGCGGGGAAAAGAGGCCGAGGAACTCGTCACGTCGATCGAGCGGCGGGTGGAGGCGGAGAAGGGGCACGGGCTGCCGCCGCCGGAGGGTGAGATCACCATCCACCAGCGAGGCCCCATCACGTTCCGCGAAATAGCCCGCACGGTCTTCTCGGACTACCGGCGGCGGGCGGTCCTGGGCCTGTCGCTCTTCATCGGGCAGGCGTTTCTCTACAACGCCATCACGTTCGGCTTCGGGGCCATCCTCACGACGTTCTTCGGCGTCTCCACCTCGCGTACGGGCTACTTCTTCGCGGTCATCGCGGCGGGGAACTTCATCGGCCCGCTGGTGCTCGGAAAGCTTTTCGACACGGTCGGCCGGCGGGTCATGATCTCGTCCACCTATCTGCTCTCCGGGATCCTGCTCTTCGGCACGGCGTGGCTCTTCGGCGCCGGCCGGCTGACGGCCACGACCCTCACCGCGTGCTGGGCGGTCGTCCTCTTCTTCGCCTCCGCGGGCGCGAGCAGCGCCTATCTCACCGTTTCCGAGATCTTCCCGATGGAGACGCGGGCCATGGCCATCGCGTTCTTCTACGCCCTGGGAACGGCGGCCGGCGGCATCAGCGGGCCCCTGCTCTTCTCCGACCTGACCAGCAGCGGCGTCGTCGGCGACACGGTCCTGGCCTTCCAGGTCGGCGCGTCGCTGATGTGCCTGGCGGGCCTGGTCGCCGCGTTCCTCGCGGTACGTGCGGAGGGGCGCTCGCTGGAATCGATCGCGGAACCCTTGTCGGCGAAGCGCCCCGGGCCCGTACCGGCGACCGCGGAATAA
- a CDS encoding aldo/keto reductase, whose product MADIHQKIGTLSVHPLALGGNVFGWTADEAESFAVLDAYAAAGGNFIDTADVYSAWVPGNSGGESETVIGKWFASRGNRADIVLATKVGAGIPDPRGLSSTVIKTGVEDSLRRLGTDYIDLYYTHYDDPSVPVEEFISTLDALVKEGKVREIAASNITPERLAEALEFSDAAGLAKYAAIQPHYNLVSRDTYEGELAKVAAKHGLAAVPYWALASGFLTGKYRPGTAVDSQRAEKAGKYLASERGPRVLAALDEVAAAHDAEIATVALAWLAARPTVVSPLASARTVEQLPALLAVADLKLTEAELARLTEASA is encoded by the coding sequence ATGGCTGACATCCACCAGAAGATCGGCACCCTTTCCGTACACCCGCTGGCACTCGGCGGCAATGTCTTCGGCTGGACGGCGGACGAGGCGGAGTCCTTCGCGGTCCTCGACGCGTACGCGGCGGCGGGCGGCAATTTCATCGACACCGCCGACGTCTATTCCGCGTGGGTCCCGGGAAACAGCGGCGGTGAGTCCGAGACGGTGATCGGCAAATGGTTCGCCTCCCGTGGCAACCGCGCCGACATCGTCCTGGCCACCAAGGTCGGCGCGGGCATCCCCGACCCGCGCGGGCTGTCGTCGACCGTCATCAAGACGGGCGTGGAGGATTCCCTCCGCCGCCTGGGCACCGATTACATCGACCTCTACTACACCCACTACGACGATCCGTCGGTCCCGGTCGAGGAGTTCATCTCGACACTCGACGCTCTGGTGAAGGAGGGCAAGGTCCGCGAGATCGCGGCCTCCAACATCACCCCGGAGCGCCTGGCGGAGGCGCTGGAATTCTCCGACGCCGCGGGACTGGCGAAGTACGCCGCGATCCAGCCGCACTACAACCTGGTCTCGCGGGACACGTACGAGGGTGAACTGGCGAAGGTGGCGGCGAAGCACGGGCTGGCGGCGGTACCGTACTGGGCCTTGGCGTCGGGCTTCCTCACGGGCAAGTACCGCCCCGGCACGGCGGTCGACAGCCAGCGGGCGGAGAAAGCCGGCAAGTACTTGGCGTCCGAGCGAGGCCCGCGCGTCCTGGCGGCCCTCGACGAGGTGGCCGCGGCGCACGATGCCGAGATCGCCACGGTCGCCCTGGCGTGGCTGGCGGCCCGGCCGACGGTGGTGTCCCCGCTGGCGAGCGCCCGCACGGTGGAGCAACTGCCGGCACTGCTGGCGGTGGCGGACCTGAAGCTCACGGAGGCGGAGCTGGCGCGGTTGACGGAGGCGTCGGCGTAG
- a CDS encoding MarR family winged helix-turn-helix transcriptional regulator → MSATHDTVSHALARVARLHRAAAGQLLRRLGLHPGQELLMMQLWDHGPQPQAQLIDLLGLDASTVTRMVQRLEQAGFVRRRRSDTDRRAVLVEPTAAAQALQEQVVQAWQQLEDLTLHGLDEADRAAVTRLLGRIEGNLGPAASGS, encoded by the coding sequence ATGTCCGCCACCCACGACACCGTCAGCCACGCCCTCGCCCGCGTCGCCCGCCTCCACCGCGCCGCCGCCGGCCAGCTGCTGCGCCGCCTCGGTCTGCACCCCGGGCAGGAGTTGCTGATGATGCAGCTGTGGGACCACGGGCCCCAGCCTCAGGCTCAGTTGATCGATCTGCTCGGCCTGGACGCCTCCACCGTGACGCGGATGGTCCAGCGGCTGGAGCAGGCGGGATTCGTCCGGCGGCGGCGCAGCGACACCGACCGCCGCGCTGTTCTCGTCGAGCCCACGGCCGCCGCGCAGGCGCTTCAGGAGCAGGTCGTCCAGGCCTGGCAGCAGCTGGAGGACCTCACACTGCACGGCCTCGACGAAGCGGACCGGGCCGCCGTCACCCGGCTGCTGGGCAGGATCGAGGGCAATCTCGGCCCTGCCGCCTCCGGCTCGTAG
- a CDS encoding AtaL-like protein, with translation MRTISATVPVNEPGRPDEVHLDRDDVWAGLLDKAQNAVPYVAGMQECTVVERRPDGLVREVVIHGERIREEVVFHPKRRVTFSRHDERATWLIHNDIAEDENGLTLTFSATMEIEEGEEGDGQAARVRVGYLEALRTTLARTRENVAAGSMVSVG, from the coding sequence ATGCGAACCATCAGCGCGACCGTGCCCGTCAACGAGCCCGGCCGGCCGGACGAGGTCCACCTGGACCGCGACGACGTGTGGGCGGGGCTGCTCGACAAGGCGCAGAACGCGGTGCCGTACGTGGCCGGGATGCAGGAGTGCACGGTCGTGGAGCGCAGGCCGGACGGCCTGGTGCGCGAGGTGGTCATCCACGGCGAGCGGATCCGCGAGGAGGTGGTCTTCCACCCGAAGCGCCGGGTCACCTTCTCCCGCCACGACGAGCGCGCGACCTGGCTGATCCACAACGACATCGCCGAGGACGAGAACGGGCTCACTCTCACCTTCAGCGCCACGATGGAGATCGAGGAGGGCGAGGAGGGCGACGGGCAGGCGGCGCGGGTGCGGGTGGGGTACCTGGAGGCTTTGCGGACGACGTTGGCGCGGACTCGGGAGAACGTTGCCGCGGGGAGCATGGTCTCCGTGGGCTAG